A window of Halovivax gelatinilyticus genomic DNA:
ACATGCACGCCGCAGCGATTTACATACGACCGCCGATTGGAAGGGTATGGTCGAACGAACGGACGACGCGCGCGAACTCGGGCGAAAGAACGTCGCTGCACTGTTGCGCGACCTCGCCGACGAGTTCGAGCGCGGCGGCGAGCGAATTTCCGTCCCGGTAGGGAACAAGACCGTGACGTTGAATCCACCCGACGAGTTCACGACCGAGGTCGAGGTCCTCGAACGATCGGGCGTCTTTCGCGGCGCGCAGGAACGGGTTCGAATAGATCTGCGCTGGAAGCCGGCGGACGCCAGGGAGGAAGCGCCGCGCGAGGCGGCTCCTGATCAGCCCGAATCCTGATCACGACGGTAATTCCAGCCGGTGGCCGATCGAGTGTACCAATCGAACCGGGGGAGATCAGTACTCTTTTCGCCACAGCCCGTTCAGAAAGAGCCAATGAACCAGGAGGTCGTCGACGATCGCGGATCTCCACGCGCCGAGCGATCGGCGTCTCTCTCGAAATCGTCGGTTTGCGTGTTGCTTCCGACGCTCGACGAAGCGGCGACGATCGGCGACGTCATCGATTCGTTCAGACGCCGCGGTTACGAGAACGTCCTCGTCGTCGACGGCGGCTCGACCGACGGAACGCGCGAGATCGCCGCCGATCGCGGCGTGCGGGTGATGACCCAGTCAGGAACCGGCAAGGGCCAGGCCGTGCGGGAGGCGGTCGAACGCATCGACGTTCCGTACGTCCTGATGCTCGACGGCGACGGAACGTACGACCCGGACGACGCAGAGCGGATGCTCGAGCCGCTCGCAGAGGGCTCCGAACACGTCATCGGCGATCGATTCGCCGACATGGAAGACGGGGCGATGACGCGGCTCAACCGGTTCGGCAACCGCGTGATCAACCGAGCCTTCGAGACGATCCACGGCGAACCGTACGTCGACATCCTCTCGGGCTATCGCGCCTTTACGACCGATTCGTTCGAGCAGTGTGGACTGACGGCCGACGGCTTCACCATCGAGACCGAACTCGCCGTCGAGTGCGTAAAGCAGGGAATCGACACGACGGTCGTCCCGGTCAGTTACGCCGAGCGACCGGACGAGTCGGAGACCAACCTCCATCCGATTCGCGACGGCGGTCGGATCATCGTCGCGCTGTACTCACTCGCGCGAACGAGCAATCCGCTCTTTTACTTCGGTACCCTCGGCGTCGGGAGCATCATCGCCGGCGGGCTCGTCGCGACGTACGTCCTCTACCAGTGGGTCGCCTACGGAATCGGACACAACATCCTGGCGCTGGTCTCCGCGGCGGCGATCCTTCTCGGGGTGCAGTTGCTGATGTTCGGCGTCCTCTCGGACATGATCGTCTCGCTCCACCGCGATCAGCGACGCCGGCTGGAACGGTTCGGTGAATCGGTCCGGGCGCGAGAGCGCCACCACGTCGACGAAGAAACGCTCTCGCTCGACGATTCGAGCGACGTGACGCCCGCCGCCCCCTCGGAGTACGCATCGGACGACGAGCGCGACCGATCCTGATCGCTCTGAGAGTATCGACCGGACGCGACCGATCTCGACCGCTCAGAAGGGGAGCATCGACCGGACGCGACCGAACACGCTGGCGGTATGAGTGGCCCGGTACTCCTCGAAGACGTCGTGAAGCTCGTTCATCAGGTGCTGGCGCGAGTCGAACCGATCCAGCCCCGTCTCAGCTAGCGCATCGTCGACGGACACGCTGTTTCCGCTGGCGTCGAACGGGATCGGCCGCGGCCCGAGTCGTTGCTCGACCCGAGCCACATCCGCGGGAAACGTCAGGTCCGTCTCCTTCAACCGCGCGTCGACGGCGGCGATCCCGAACTCGATCGTCTCCGGCTCGCTGTCGTCGTTGTTCGTCGGTGGCCGAACGCCCATGACCGGCTAGTCGACCCGCGGAACAAAAAACCGCTACGGGATCGATCCGCGCGTCGTGGTACGGCTTGGAATTACACGTTCGCCCGTGCGGCCGGGACTCGGGGCGGTGGCGATGGGCCTTTGAGCGATCACCCCGTTGTCGGCGGTATGACCGAGTACACGACCGTTTCGATCCCGAAGGAGCTGGCCGGCCGGGTCGAGGAGACGATCGAAGGGACGAGTTTCACCTCGACGAGCGACCTGGTTCGCTTTCTGCTTCGCAGCATCGTCATCCAGCACCAGCGCTCGGGCGAACTCACCGAAGCCCAGTTCGAGGAGATTACCGATCAGCTCCGGACGCTGGGGTATCTGGAGTGAGTCGGGTCGGCGTCAGGATTCGGTCTCGAACGACCGCTCGGGTGGCGCGGCGTCGAGTTCGAACAGCGAGAGCCGTTCGCCGCTCCGGTCGAACGCGGCGAGCGTCTCGTCGTCCGTCCGCCAGGGCGGAACCGCCACGATCACGACCTCCGCGAGATCGTCTCTGAGCGTCAGCTCGAGTTCGCCCGACGGGTGTGAGATGAACCGCCCCTGCGCGTTTCGGTTCGGCGTCGAGAGTTCGACGCCGAAGACGTGCGTGAGCGAGTTTCCGGGGTCGGGAAGCAGGTACTCGGCGAACACCGGCGTCTCCTCGGGAACGGCGTCCGC
This region includes:
- a CDS encoding amphi-Trp domain-containing protein, yielding MVERTDDARELGRKNVAALLRDLADEFERGGERISVPVGNKTVTLNPPDEFTTEVEVLERSGVFRGAQERVRIDLRWKPADAREEAPREAAPDQPES
- the aglJ gene encoding S-layer glycoprotein N-glycosyltransferase AglJ, which translates into the protein MNQEVVDDRGSPRAERSASLSKSSVCVLLPTLDEAATIGDVIDSFRRRGYENVLVVDGGSTDGTREIAADRGVRVMTQSGTGKGQAVREAVERIDVPYVLMLDGDGTYDPDDAERMLEPLAEGSEHVIGDRFADMEDGAMTRLNRFGNRVINRAFETIHGEPYVDILSGYRAFTTDSFEQCGLTADGFTIETELAVECVKQGIDTTVVPVSYAERPDESETNLHPIRDGGRIIVALYSLARTSNPLFYFGTLGVGSIIAGGLVATYVLYQWVAYGIGHNILALVSAAAILLGVQLLMFGVLSDMIVSLHRDQRRRLERFGESVRARERHHVDEETLSLDDSSDVTPAAPSEYASDDERDRS
- a CDS encoding ribbon-helix-helix domain-containing protein, producing the protein MTEYTTVSIPKELAGRVEETIEGTSFTSTSDLVRFLLRSIVIQHQRSGELTEAQFEEITDQLRTLGYLE